The Amycolatopsis viridis genome window below encodes:
- a CDS encoding mycofactocin system FadH/OYE family oxidoreductase 2 codes for MSLLFEPLRLGPVEVRNRIVFAAHLTNYAAGNLPTEQHAAYYAARAAGGAGLIISEEHVVHPSDWPYEKVIHGYRPEVVPGYRRITGAVHAHGVPIFAQLNHNGGQAWSRYSRRVVWAPSPVPDPLFREVPKAMSHAEIAEVVAGYGRVARHCAEGGFDGVEIQCSQSSLVRGFLAPATNLRTDDYGGSLANRARILREIIGTVRAAIGPSRALGVRLSGDDLVEGGVTLGEAVEVARMIAPGIDYLNTSIGVATASLYLVEPSMAVPRGYALPVAGAFRRAVSLPVVGIGRIKDPAEAERALAEGLCDLVGVVRGQIADPEFAGQARAGRPVRTCLSCNQECAGRVGLNRWLGCVANPRAGREAVPLPEPGPRPKRVLVVGGGPAGLRAAATAAQRGHHVTVCERAASVGGQIALAATAPGRAELGDLVRDLSRECRAAGADVRTGVAVTAAQLLAEAPDAVVLATGARPVVPEWAAGLPRVVHARDVLGGVSPSGSVVVIDETGFHPATSVAELLAQRGCRVTLSTPAMVVGQDLGTTLDRELFGRRAHALGVAESTDEMVLDAAAAEDGGVVLRVLRHTTGEVRQVRCDWVVCATHQAPEDSLWHALRDAPFPVLRAGDCLAPRRAHAAVVEGHRAGVSL; via the coding sequence GTGAGCCTGCTGTTCGAACCGCTGCGGCTGGGGCCGGTCGAGGTGCGCAACCGGATCGTGTTCGCCGCGCACCTGACCAACTACGCGGCCGGCAACCTGCCCACCGAGCAGCACGCCGCGTACTACGCCGCCCGTGCCGCGGGCGGTGCCGGACTGATCATCTCCGAGGAGCACGTCGTGCACCCCTCGGACTGGCCCTACGAGAAGGTGATCCACGGCTACCGGCCCGAGGTGGTGCCCGGCTACCGGCGGATCACCGGCGCGGTGCACGCACACGGTGTGCCGATCTTCGCGCAGCTCAACCACAACGGCGGTCAGGCGTGGTCGCGGTACTCGCGCCGCGTGGTGTGGGCGCCCTCGCCGGTGCCGGATCCCCTGTTCCGGGAGGTGCCCAAGGCGATGTCGCACGCGGAGATCGCCGAGGTCGTCGCCGGGTACGGCCGGGTCGCCCGGCACTGCGCCGAGGGCGGGTTCGACGGGGTGGAGATCCAGTGTTCGCAGTCCTCGCTGGTGCGCGGGTTCCTGGCGCCCGCGACGAACCTGCGGACCGACGACTACGGCGGGTCGCTCGCGAACCGCGCGCGGATCCTGCGGGAGATCATCGGCACCGTGCGCGCGGCGATCGGGCCGTCGCGGGCGCTGGGCGTGCGGCTGTCCGGTGACGACCTGGTCGAGGGCGGTGTCACGCTCGGCGAGGCGGTCGAGGTGGCGCGGATGATCGCGCCCGGCATCGACTACCTGAACACCTCCATCGGGGTCGCGACCGCGTCGTTGTACCTGGTCGAACCGTCAATGGCGGTGCCGCGCGGGTACGCGCTGCCGGTGGCCGGGGCGTTCCGGCGGGCGGTGTCGCTGCCGGTGGTCGGCATCGGGCGGATCAAGGACCCGGCGGAGGCCGAACGCGCGCTCGCGGAGGGTCTGTGCGACCTGGTCGGGGTGGTGCGCGGGCAGATCGCGGACCCGGAGTTCGCCGGCCAGGCCCGCGCGGGCCGGCCGGTGCGCACCTGCCTGTCGTGCAACCAGGAGTGCGCCGGCCGGGTGGGGCTGAACCGGTGGCTGGGCTGCGTGGCGAACCCGCGCGCCGGGCGGGAGGCGGTGCCGTTGCCCGAGCCGGGACCGCGGCCGAAGCGGGTACTGGTCGTGGGCGGCGGCCCGGCGGGTCTCCGGGCGGCGGCCACGGCCGCCCAGCGGGGGCACCACGTGACGGTCTGCGAACGGGCGGCGTCGGTGGGCGGGCAGATCGCGCTGGCGGCCACGGCGCCCGGGCGGGCCGAGCTGGGGGACCTGGTGCGCGACCTGTCGCGCGAGTGCCGTGCGGCGGGTGCGGACGTGCGGACCGGGGTGGCGGTGACCGCAGCCCAGCTGCTGGCGGAGGCGCCGGACGCGGTCGTGCTGGCGACCGGGGCCCGCCCGGTGGTGCCCGAGTGGGCGGCGGGCCTGCCGCGGGTGGTGCACGCGCGGGACGTGCTGGGCGGGGTGTCGCCGTCGGGATCGGTGGTGGTGATCGACGAGACCGGTTTCCACCCCGCGACCTCGGTGGCGGAGCTGCTGGCGCAGCGCGGGTGCCGGGTGACGCTGTCGACACCGGCCATGGTCGTGGGACAGGACCTGGGGACCACGCTGGACCGCGAGCTGTTCGGGCGGCGGGCGCACGCGCTCGGGGTGGCCGAGTCGACGGACGAAATGGTGCTGGATGCCGCCGCGGCGGAGGATGGGGGCGTGGTGTTGCGGGTGCTCAGGCACACGACCGGCGAGGTCCGGCAGGTCCGCTGCGACTGGGTGGTGTGCGCGACGCACCAGGCACCGGAGGATTCGCTGTGGCACGCGCTGCGCGACGCGCCCTTCCCGGTCCTGCGGGCGGGTGATTGCCTGGCCCCGCGGCGCGCGCACGCCGCGGTGGTGGAGGGGCACCGGGCGGGGGTGTCGTTGTGA
- a CDS encoding mycofactocin-coupled SDR family oxidoreductase, whose product MTARVAVVTGAARGIGAAVVHRLADEGWRVVAVDIAADLPGVAYPLGRREQLAGIAAKWPGQVIDVVADVRDQRALDEAVRVAEREFGGLDAAVAAAAVMAGGRPLWETTDAEWESLFGTGVDGVFHLARAAVPALLRRPQPRSGRFVALASAAAHTGLWRLAGYNAAKHAVTGLVRGLATDLRGTGVTATAVSPGSTRTPMLAATAALYELDDVEEFARHQLAERLLEPEEVAAAVCWLCGPDASAITGTVVHADGGFTA is encoded by the coding sequence GTGACCGCGCGGGTGGCCGTGGTGACCGGGGCGGCCCGGGGCATCGGCGCGGCCGTCGTGCACCGGCTCGCCGACGAGGGCTGGCGCGTGGTCGCGGTGGACATCGCCGCGGACCTGCCGGGCGTGGCCTACCCGCTCGGGCGGCGTGAGCAGCTCGCCGGGATCGCCGCGAAGTGGCCCGGACAGGTGATCGACGTCGTGGCCGACGTGCGCGACCAGCGGGCGCTCGACGAGGCGGTCCGCGTCGCCGAGCGCGAGTTCGGCGGGCTGGACGCGGCCGTCGCCGCGGCCGCGGTGATGGCCGGCGGGCGGCCGCTGTGGGAAACGACCGATGCCGAATGGGAATCGCTGTTCGGCACCGGGGTGGACGGCGTCTTCCACCTCGCCCGCGCGGCCGTGCCGGCCCTGCTGCGCCGCCCCCAGCCGCGCAGCGGGCGCTTCGTCGCGCTCGCCTCCGCCGCGGCCCACACCGGGTTGTGGCGGCTGGCCGGCTACAACGCGGCCAAGCACGCCGTCACCGGATTGGTCCGCGGTCTCGCCACGGACCTGCGCGGCACCGGCGTCACCGCGACGGCGGTGTCGCCCGGATCGACCCGCACCCCGATGCTCGCGGCCACCGCCGCGTTGTACGAGCTGGACGACGTCGAGGAGTTCGCCCGGCACCAGCTCGCCGAGCGGCTGCTCGAACCCGAGGAGGTGGCGGCCGCGGTGTGCTGGCTCTGCGGACCCGACGCGAGCGCGATCACCGGCACGGTGGTGCACGCGGACGGGGGGTTCACGGCATGA
- the mftB gene encoding mycofactocin biosynthesis chaperone MftB (MftB, a small protein, is a peptide chaperone that assists the radical SAM enzyme MftC in performing two modifications to the C-terminal Val-Tyr dipeptide of the mycofactocin precursor peptide, MftA. MftB's role is analogous to the role of PqqD in the biosynthesis of PQQ, a cofactor that derives entirely from a Tyr and a Glu in the precursor PqqA.) — translation MRRLLTGVFDPDRAYRCSPRVALRPEPFGALAYDFGTRRLSFLKTKILVEVVRTLGDQPDVHTTLDAAGVPADQRPAYLAALAGLAENGTIEPR, via the coding sequence GTGCGGCGTCTACTGACCGGCGTGTTCGATCCGGACCGCGCCTACCGGTGCTCCCCGCGGGTCGCGTTGCGGCCGGAACCGTTCGGGGCGCTCGCCTACGACTTCGGCACCCGGAGGCTGTCGTTCCTGAAGACGAAGATCCTGGTCGAGGTGGTGCGCACGCTCGGGGACCAGCCCGACGTGCACACCACGCTCGACGCCGCCGGCGTCCCCGCCGACCAGCGCCCGGCCTACCTCGCGGCGCTGGCAGGACTGGCCGAGAACGGCACGATCGAACCGCGCTGA
- the mftE gene encoding mycofactocin biosynthesis peptidyl-dipeptidase MftE, with protein sequence MNLADLAWPELGERPLLAVPLGATEQHGPHLPYTVDTEIAVELCRRLGRARPEIVVAPAMPFGSSGEHAGFPGTLSIGQEATELVLVELVRSADAFAGVLLVSAHGGNAMPVRRAVRTLRAEGRNVRAWSPDGPAGDTHAGRLETSVMLAVRPEAVRTNRFQAGVTRPLPELMGRLRGEGVRGVSPNGVLGDPAGASAEAGRATLDRWTDGLLDAAASLAGDGMM encoded by the coding sequence GTGAACCTCGCCGATCTCGCCTGGCCCGAACTGGGGGAGCGCCCCCTCCTGGCGGTGCCGCTGGGCGCCACCGAACAGCACGGCCCGCACCTGCCGTACACGGTGGACACCGAGATCGCGGTCGAGCTGTGCCGCCGCCTCGGCCGGGCGCGGCCGGAGATCGTCGTGGCACCCGCGATGCCGTTCGGATCCAGCGGGGAGCACGCGGGTTTTCCGGGCACGCTGTCGATCGGCCAGGAAGCCACCGAACTCGTCCTGGTCGAGCTGGTGCGCTCCGCGGACGCCTTCGCCGGGGTGCTCCTGGTGTCCGCGCACGGCGGCAACGCGATGCCGGTGCGCCGCGCGGTGCGGACACTGCGGGCCGAGGGGCGGAACGTGCGTGCCTGGTCGCCGGACGGCCCCGCCGGTGACACCCACGCCGGGCGGCTGGAGACGTCGGTGATGCTGGCGGTCCGGCCGGAAGCCGTGCGCACCAACCGTTTCCAGGCCGGCGTGACGCGTCCGCTGCCCGAGCTGATGGGGCGGTTGCGCGGCGAAGGCGTGCGCGGGGTCAGCCCGAACGGGGTGCTGGGCGACCCGGCCGGGGCGAGCGCGGAAGCGGGGCGCGCCACCCTCGACCGATGGACGGACGGTCTACTTGACGCTGCCGCATCGCTGGCCGGAGATGGCATGATGTAG
- the mftF gene encoding mycofactocin biosynthesis glycosyltransferase MftF (Members of this protein family, MftF, are glycosyltransferases, members of PF00535 (glycosyl transferase family 2). The encoding gene is found as part of the mycofactocin cassette, in Mycobacterium tuberculosis, many other Actinobacteria, and occasional members of other lineages. Mycofactocin itself, a putative redox carrier, is a heavily modified derivative of the C-terminal Val-Tyr dipeptide of the mycofactocin precursor MftA (TIGR03969).) has protein sequence MTVLRVDPSTKAVAGGRVLVGGSPLRVITLSATGARLYAAWAAGAEVGDMPHHRRLAEKLVLAGMVHPGYAEATLTPRDVTVVVPVRDHADRLAALLPCLAEVRETLVIDDGSAVPVPHAVDRHPVPRGPAAARNTGWRKVTTELVAFLDADTRPRPGWLPPLLAQFEDPAVVAVAPRVRSAPGDGALARYERHESALDMGCVPAQVRPRGRITYLPTAALVVRTSALRAIHGFDEDLRFGEDVDLIWRLVDAGGSVRYEPRSEVVHEPRTTWRAWLTQRYSYGTSAAPLARRHGRTALAPVRVSGWTALAWLALAAGRPKTAVAIALATAALLPRKLAPLGVPAGEALGIALRGHVAAGRFLAGALTGAWGPAAVPLLALTRRGRRVLALAYARHLLDWVRTRPDLDPPRWLLARAADDLAYGAGVWRGCLREGEPGPLVPDLSNWPARRPRRAAADPPRGAAPAGTRP, from the coding sequence ATGACGGTGCTGCGCGTGGATCCCTCGACGAAGGCGGTCGCCGGGGGGCGGGTGCTCGTCGGCGGTTCGCCGCTGCGGGTCATCACCCTGTCCGCCACCGGCGCCCGGCTGTACGCCGCGTGGGCGGCCGGCGCCGAGGTCGGGGACATGCCCCACCACCGGCGGCTCGCCGAGAAACTCGTCCTCGCCGGCATGGTCCACCCCGGCTACGCCGAGGCCACGCTGACCCCGCGGGACGTCACCGTCGTCGTGCCCGTGCGCGACCACGCCGACCGGCTCGCCGCGCTCCTGCCGTGCCTGGCCGAGGTCCGCGAGACCCTGGTGATCGACGACGGGTCGGCCGTGCCGGTCCCGCACGCCGTCGACCGCCACCCGGTGCCGCGCGGCCCCGCCGCGGCCCGCAACACCGGCTGGCGCAAGGTCACCACCGAGCTGGTCGCCTTCCTCGACGCCGACACCCGGCCCCGGCCGGGCTGGCTCCCACCGTTGCTCGCGCAGTTCGAGGACCCCGCGGTGGTGGCCGTCGCGCCGCGGGTGCGCAGCGCGCCCGGCGACGGGGCGCTGGCCCGCTACGAACGCCACGAGTCCGCTTTGGACATGGGTTGCGTCCCGGCTCAGGTGCGCCCGCGCGGGCGCATCACCTACCTGCCCACGGCCGCGCTCGTCGTCCGCACGTCGGCGCTGCGGGCGATCCACGGGTTCGACGAGGACCTGCGCTTCGGTGAGGACGTCGACCTGATCTGGCGGCTCGTCGACGCGGGCGGGTCGGTGCGGTACGAGCCGCGGTCGGAAGTGGTGCACGAACCCCGCACCACCTGGCGGGCCTGGCTGACGCAGCGCTACAGCTACGGCACCTCCGCCGCCCCGCTGGCGCGCCGGCACGGCCGCACCGCGCTCGCACCGGTCCGGGTGTCCGGCTGGACGGCCCTGGCGTGGCTCGCGCTCGCCGCCGGGCGTCCGAAGACCGCGGTGGCGATCGCGCTCGCCACCGCGGCCCTGCTTCCGCGCAAGCTGGCACCCCTCGGCGTGCCGGCGGGCGAGGCGCTGGGCATCGCCCTGCGCGGGCACGTCGCGGCCGGGCGTTTCCTCGCCGGTGCGCTCACCGGAGCGTGGGGTCCCGCGGCGGTCCCGCTGCTCGCGCTGACCCGGCGCGGCCGCCGCGTCCTCGCCCTGGCCTACGCCCGGCACCTGCTGGACTGGGTGCGGACCCGGCCGGACCTCGACCCGCCCCGGTGGCTGCTGGCGCGCGCCGCCGACGACCTCGCCTACGGCGCCGGGGTGTGGCGCGGGTGCCTGCGCGAGGGCGAACCGGGGCCGCTCGTCCCCGACCTGTCGAACTGGCCGGCCCGCCGGCCGCGACGTGCCGCCGCCGATCCGCCGCGCGGTGCCGCGCCGGCCGGGACCAGACCGTGA
- a CDS encoding NDMA-dependent alcohol dehydrogenase — MKTKAAVLHSAGKPFEIEELELDGPREGEVLIKYTAAGLCHSDLHLIDNDLVPRFPIVGGHEGAGIIEDVGPGVTKVQPGDHVVCSFIPNCGTCRYCATGRSNLCDMGATILNGNLPDGSFRFHRGGTDYGAMCMLGTFSERATISQHSVVKVDDWLPLETAVLVGCGVPTGWASANYAGGVRAGDTCVVYGIGGIGINAVQGAAHAGAANVIAVDPVEFKREKALELGATHAFATAAEAAEKVTELTWGQMADQALITVGTVDEQVVTDAFNVIGKGGTVVITGLANPEKLTVHLSGGVMTLFEKTVKGTLFGSANPQYDIVRLLRLYQAGHVKLDELVTKRYTLDEVNEGYQDLRDGKNIRGVIMHSAD, encoded by the coding sequence GTGAAGACCAAGGCCGCAGTCCTGCACTCCGCGGGAAAGCCGTTCGAGATCGAGGAACTCGAGCTCGACGGGCCGCGTGAGGGTGAGGTTCTGATCAAGTACACGGCCGCCGGGCTGTGCCACTCCGACCTGCACCTGATCGACAACGATCTCGTGCCGCGGTTCCCGATCGTGGGCGGGCACGAGGGCGCCGGCATCATCGAGGACGTCGGCCCCGGCGTGACCAAGGTCCAGCCGGGCGACCACGTCGTGTGCTCGTTCATCCCGAACTGCGGGACCTGCCGCTACTGCGCCACCGGCCGGTCCAACCTGTGCGACATGGGCGCCACGATCCTCAACGGGAACCTGCCCGACGGCTCGTTCCGCTTCCACCGCGGCGGCACCGACTACGGCGCCATGTGCATGCTGGGCACGTTCAGCGAGCGCGCGACGATCTCGCAGCACTCCGTGGTCAAGGTGGACGACTGGCTGCCGCTGGAGACCGCGGTGCTCGTGGGCTGCGGAGTGCCGACCGGCTGGGCGTCGGCGAACTACGCCGGCGGTGTCCGGGCCGGTGACACGTGCGTGGTGTACGGCATCGGCGGGATCGGCATCAACGCGGTGCAGGGCGCGGCGCACGCCGGTGCCGCCAACGTGATCGCGGTGGACCCGGTGGAGTTCAAGCGCGAGAAGGCGCTCGAACTCGGTGCCACGCACGCTTTCGCCACCGCCGCCGAGGCCGCCGAGAAGGTGACGGAGCTGACCTGGGGCCAGATGGCCGACCAGGCGCTGATCACCGTCGGGACGGTGGACGAGCAGGTCGTGACGGACGCGTTCAACGTGATCGGCAAGGGCGGCACGGTCGTGATCACCGGGTTGGCCAACCCGGAGAAGCTGACGGTGCACCTGTCCGGCGGCGTGATGACGTTGTTCGAGAAGACGGTCAAGGGCACGCTGTTCGGGTCGGCCAACCCGCAGTACGACATCGTCCGGCTGCTGCGCCTGTACCAGGCGGGGCACGTGAAGCTGGACGAGCTGGTGACGAAGCGCTACACCCTGGACGAGGTCAACGAGGGCTACCAGGACCTGCGCGACGGGAAGAACATCCGCGGCGTGATCATGCACTCCGCGGACTGA
- the mftA gene encoding mycofactocin precursor MftA (Mycofactocin is a small molecule electron carrier derived from the final two amino acids, Val-Tyr, of MftA, the mycofactocin precursor. It plays a role in redox homeostasis and the metabolism of alcohols and aldehydes in Actinobacteria, including Mycobacterium tuberculosis.), translating into MSDAENAAPAVEDTLVEEDLLVEEVSIDGMCGVY; encoded by the coding sequence ATGTCCGACGCCGAGAACGCCGCCCCCGCTGTGGAGGACACGCTCGTCGAGGAGGACCTGCTGGTCGAAGAGGTCTCCATCGACGGCATGTGCGGCGTCTACTGA
- a CDS encoding mycofactocin system FadH/OYE family oxidoreductase 1: MTGLTGPVRVGGHTAPSRVLFGPHETNLACGRALADRHVAYYRRRAEGGAGIVVTETASVHASDWPYERAPLAAACGPGWRSTADACRPHGTLVVASLGHTGGQGSSAYHQSALWAPSRVPDPVSRELPMEMEEPEISALIAGFRDSAALAVQSDVDGVEIDAGQYSLIRQFCSGLTNQRRDAYGDRGRLLREVLAVVRAAIGDRILGLRLACDEGAPWAGITPEQAAELVPDVAGLLDYLVPVRGSAFADSRPDLHTGPAFNAGLCRSLAGPVTTVLQGGVVDPADAERALAYAGLVEMTRALIADPDLVRHVRAGRAPRPCVLCNQMCRVRDPRNPVVSCIGEPRSGHETEDPLGGPGSGAVLVAGGGPAGLEAARVLALRGFDVELTERDDRLGGMVRIAARVAGRERLGQLVDWLEAEVRRLGVRVSTGVETREPDGRPVIVATGSTAGPRDYAVEGGAVLDVVTVLAGAALPDGPVVVHDPVGDWVGAGVAELLAGRRAVAIVSPDPAIAARTGDLAGVNTRLQRAGVTLVKRSRPRVVRRDHVVAEDVHTGAVRELPCAVLVHCGHRWPDPALPGIAVGDAVAPRTIHEAVLEGRRAAVAL; this comes from the coding sequence ATGACCGGGCTGACCGGCCCCGTCCGGGTCGGCGGCCACACCGCCCCGAGCCGGGTCCTCTTCGGCCCGCACGAAACCAACCTCGCCTGCGGCCGGGCGCTCGCGGACCGGCATGTCGCCTACTACCGGCGGCGCGCCGAGGGTGGCGCGGGGATCGTGGTCACCGAGACGGCCAGCGTGCACGCATCGGACTGGCCCTACGAACGCGCGCCGCTGGCCGCCGCGTGCGGACCGGGCTGGCGATCCACCGCGGACGCTTGTCGTCCACACGGGACACTGGTGGTGGCCTCGCTGGGACACACCGGCGGGCAGGGGAGTTCGGCCTACCACCAGTCGGCGCTGTGGGCGCCGTCGCGGGTGCCGGACCCGGTGAGCCGCGAACTGCCGATGGAGATGGAAGAGCCGGAGATCAGCGCGCTGATCGCCGGGTTCCGCGACTCCGCGGCGCTGGCCGTCCAATCCGATGTGGACGGTGTGGAGATCGACGCCGGGCAGTACTCGCTGATCCGGCAGTTCTGTTCCGGGCTGACCAACCAGCGGCGCGACGCCTACGGCGACCGCGGACGGCTGCTGCGGGAGGTGCTGGCCGTGGTCCGGGCGGCCATCGGCGACCGGATCCTCGGGCTGCGCCTGGCGTGCGACGAAGGCGCCCCGTGGGCGGGGATCACGCCGGAACAGGCGGCCGAGCTCGTGCCGGACGTGGCCGGCCTGCTGGACTACCTGGTGCCGGTGCGGGGTTCGGCGTTCGCGGACTCCCGCCCGGATCTGCATACCGGGCCGGCCTTCAACGCCGGGTTGTGCCGCAGTCTCGCCGGGCCGGTGACGACGGTGCTGCAGGGCGGTGTGGTCGACCCCGCCGACGCGGAACGCGCACTGGCCTACGCCGGGCTGGTCGAGATGACCCGAGCGCTGATCGCCGACCCCGACCTCGTCCGGCACGTCCGCGCCGGGCGGGCGCCCCGGCCGTGCGTGCTGTGCAACCAGATGTGCCGGGTGCGGGATCCGCGCAACCCGGTCGTCAGCTGCATCGGCGAGCCGCGCAGCGGGCACGAGACGGAGGATCCCCTGGGCGGGCCGGGATCCGGTGCGGTGCTGGTGGCCGGCGGCGGACCGGCCGGGCTGGAGGCCGCCCGCGTGCTCGCGCTGCGCGGGTTCGACGTGGAGCTGACCGAGCGGGACGACCGGCTCGGCGGCATGGTCCGGATCGCCGCGCGGGTGGCGGGCCGCGAGCGGCTCGGCCAGCTGGTGGACTGGCTGGAGGCCGAGGTTCGGCGGCTGGGCGTGCGGGTCTCGACCGGGGTGGAGACCCGCGAGCCGGACGGGCGGCCGGTGATCGTCGCGACCGGCAGTACCGCCGGGCCCCGGGACTACGCCGTCGAGGGCGGTGCGGTGCTCGACGTGGTGACCGTGCTGGCCGGTGCCGCCCTGCCGGACGGGCCGGTTGTGGTGCACGACCCGGTCGGCGACTGGGTCGGCGCCGGGGTCGCGGAGCTGCTGGCGGGCCGCCGTGCGGTGGCGATCGTCAGCCCGGACCCGGCGATCGCTGCCCGGACGGGCGACCTCGCCGGCGTCAACACCCGGCTGCAGCGGGCCGGGGTGACGCTGGTGAAGCGGTCCCGCCCGCGGGTGGTGCGGCGGGACCACGTGGTGGCGGAGGACGTGCACACCGGGGCGGTGCGGGAGCTGCCGTGCGCGGTTTTGGTCCACTGTGGACATCGGTGGCCGGATCCGGCGTTGCCCGGCATCGCCGTCGGGGACGCGGTGGCGCCGCGGACGATCCACGAGGCCGTCCTGGAGGGCAGGCGCGCGGCGGTGGCGCTGTGA
- the mftC gene encoding mycofactocin radical SAM maturase (MftC is a radical SAM/SPASM enzyme that catalyzes the first two steps in biosynthesis of the electron carrier mycofactocin from the terminal Val-Tyr dipeptide of the precursor peptide MftA.): MKLVEHFKQGLTSPICLTWELTYACNLSCVHCLSSSGRRDPRELSTAECKAVIDELQRMQVFYVNIGGGEPTVRADFWELVEYAVDHQVGVKFSTNGVKLTPERARWLAASDYVDVQISLDGATAEVNDHVRGPGSYDTAIRAMRNLSDAGFRNFKLSVVMTRHNVGQLDEFKAIADRYGAQLRITRLRPSGRGADTWDELHPTAGQQRQLYDWLVAHGEQVLTGDSFFHLNALGSDPLPGLNLCGAGRVVCLIDPVGDVYACPFAIHEEFLAGNVRDAGGFAGVWRTSELFERLRGPQTGGACTSCSAYDACQGGCMAAKFFTGLPLDGPDPECVQGRGELALAGVGTPAPRSHIDHSHSTTRKSRQSRKVPVSIGFGPPEAGARPDRACDTSPLAGFQPAR; the protein is encoded by the coding sequence ATGAAGCTCGTCGAACACTTCAAGCAGGGGCTCACCTCGCCCATCTGCCTGACCTGGGAACTGACCTACGCCTGCAACCTCTCGTGCGTGCACTGCCTGTCCTCGTCGGGACGCCGTGACCCGCGGGAGCTGAGCACGGCGGAGTGCAAGGCCGTCATCGACGAGCTGCAGCGCATGCAGGTCTTCTACGTCAACATCGGCGGTGGCGAACCGACCGTGCGCGCCGACTTCTGGGAGCTCGTCGAGTACGCGGTGGACCACCAGGTGGGTGTCAAGTTCTCCACCAACGGCGTGAAGCTCACCCCCGAGCGGGCCCGCTGGCTCGCCGCCAGCGACTACGTGGACGTGCAGATCTCCCTCGACGGTGCCACCGCCGAGGTCAACGACCACGTGCGCGGGCCCGGTTCCTACGACACCGCGATCCGGGCGATGCGGAACCTGAGCGACGCCGGTTTCCGCAACTTCAAGCTGTCCGTGGTCATGACCCGGCACAACGTCGGGCAGCTCGACGAGTTCAAGGCCATCGCCGACCGCTACGGCGCCCAGCTGCGCATCACGCGGCTGCGCCCGTCCGGCCGCGGCGCCGACACCTGGGACGAGCTGCACCCGACCGCCGGGCAGCAGCGGCAGCTCTACGACTGGCTGGTCGCGCACGGCGAGCAGGTCCTCACCGGCGACTCGTTCTTCCACCTCAACGCGCTCGGCTCGGACCCGCTGCCCGGTCTCAACCTGTGCGGCGCGGGCCGCGTGGTGTGCCTGATCGACCCGGTCGGCGACGTCTACGCCTGCCCGTTCGCCATCCACGAGGAGTTCCTGGCCGGCAACGTCCGCGATGCGGGCGGGTTCGCCGGTGTGTGGCGCACCTCGGAGCTGTTCGAGCGCCTGCGCGGTCCGCAGACCGGTGGTGCGTGCACGTCGTGTTCGGCCTACGACGCCTGCCAGGGCGGGTGCATGGCGGCGAAGTTCTTCACCGGTCTGCCGCTGGACGGGCCGGATCCCGAATGCGTCCAGGGCCGGGGGGAACTGGCGCTGGCCGGCGTGGGCACGCCCGCACCGCGCTCGCACATCGACCACTCGCACTCCACGACCCGCAAGAGCCGCCAGAGCCGGAAGGTGCCGGTCAGCATCGGGTTCGGGCCGCCCGAGGCCGGCGCGCGGCCGGACCGGGCCTGCGACACCAGCCCGCTCGCGGGGTTCCAGCCGGCGCGATGA